AAAATACATAAAGGAAAGTATTCAGCGCAAAATGAAAAATACGAACTTCCTTATTCCAAACGAAGCATTCAGCTTATCAATGGACGTAAATTTATTTATACCCGTACAGGCGAAACAGTTGACGAGATCAGCACCGAATATGATGTAGACCCCCGGCTGATACGCAAATACAATGAGTTGGATAAGGAAAAGAAGACACGATTCCGGCCCGGACAAATAGTTTTCTTACAACCCAAACGAAATAAGGGGTCGGAAGAATTTCATACTGTTCAGAGAGGAGAAACAATGTATAACATTTCTCAAAAATACGGGATCAAACTGCGGAAGCTTTATAAGAAAAATAAAATGAAACCGGGAAGCGAACCTAAAGCTGGAGAAAAACTTTGGCTCAGAAAAACCCCAAAAGGTTAATTCAACGACTTTATATACCTGCAATAATCTGTTTTCGCCTTTTCAAAGAAACCGATCAACTCCACCCTTTGCCTGACCGTGTTTTCAAACTGAGTTTTACTTCTTTTCATCAGGCTAAAAAGCTTTCTGCGACCTGCAGCCTCCTTCAGCACCGGAGATAGACCCAATACATACAAACCGGTAAGGGGCACTAACAACGCATATATACCCAATAATAGCCAACTGTGAAATAACAGCCCGACTACTATCAGCTGCGCTGCATAGTAGGCTATCCAGGAAAACCAGGCAACCGTCATATTAACTGAGGCATGAAACTCTACTTCTTTGGCCAATTTATCAGCAGCAACGTGACCCAATTTATATGGTGGATAATTCGTCATTAAACCAACGAAAAACAATGGCATACCAATAATAAAGATCAGAATATCGACTCCAACTCTCACAACTTTTATACTTTGCAGACCTTTTGCAGTAAGCAAATGATCGGGTATTTCCCGATCACGTAACACATCCATATATGCGCTTACTTTTAGCCTTACCTCCTCTACCCATTGCGGCTGATTGTCTTGAAAATAATTTACGGCATTTGCTATATCACAACTCACCTGAAAATCAGCTTCAAGATCGCGGGGGTTGAGCCCCAATTCAATCATTAATTGCTCCTTATATATCAGATAAATATCTTCAACTAAATGGTCGTTCTCCTTATGCTGAATATTCACCACCAGCTTCTTCATTGCGCGCTCCAGTTCGGCTGTCAGCTCATTCAGAGCCTTTGCCTTGTCGAGCTTATAAAGCTCAGCATATTTAGCCGTCGCAATAGGTTCTCCGAAATTCATAAATAAATTACTCCGGAATTTTGGGGGAGCCGAATAATTCAATCCTACCGGCAACAGAACGAGGTTACTTCCAAAATCCATTTGCTCCTCAACACCAAAAGCAATACGGGCTGCACCTTTTTTTAGTTTACGCAGCCTGCGTTCCTGCACACAAATTGCTTCAGGATAAATGACAAGAGCATTGCCCCCGCTAAGGACCTTACTGCAGGTCATAAATGTTTCTTCGTTCCTCCCAAGATTTTCAGCTCCTTCCGATAAACGATAGATCGGAATCAGTTTCCACTGAGTAAGCAGCCAACGCATGAATGGTTTTTTAAACGCGTCGCCGCGCGCAAGAGAAAATATCTGGCGACTGGTATGTAATTGTATTGAAATCGGATCCATGAAAGCATTCACATGGTTGCTGCAAATAAATACAGGACCTTTCTTTGACAGGTGCTTAAGATTACTGATCTGGATCCGTTTATAAAATATACGGATAGCAGGCATCGTTATCGGCCTGGTAATTTCATAAATAAGAGAGAAACTGTTCATCGTTGAAACAACAGGCGCTGACCCTTTTTACTTTCATCAAACACACCGTTTTCATAAGCCAGGTGGCCATTTACAAATGTGTGCGTGACCTTTGAGTGAAACGTTTCC
This genomic interval from Bacteroidota bacterium contains the following:
- a CDS encoding 1-acyl-sn-glycerol-3-phosphate acyltransferase — translated: MNSFSLIYEITRPITMPAIRIFYKRIQISNLKHLSKKGPVFICSNHVNAFMDPISIQLHTSRQIFSLARGDAFKKPFMRWLLTQWKLIPIYRLSEGAENLGRNEETFMTCSKVLSGGNALVIYPEAICVQERRLRKLKKGAARIAFGVEEQMDFGSNLVLLPVGLNYSAPPKFRSNLFMNFGEPIATAKYAELYKLDKAKALNELTAELERAMKKLVVNIQHKENDHLVEDIYLIYKEQLMIELGLNPRDLEADFQVSCDIANAVNYFQDNQPQWVEEVRLKVSAYMDVLRDREIPDHLLTAKGLQSIKVVRVGVDILIFIIGMPLFFVGLMTNYPPYKLGHVAADKLAKEVEFHASVNMTVAWFSWIAYYAAQLIVVGLLFHSWLLLGIYALLVPLTGLYVLGLSPVLKEAAGRRKLFSLMKRSKTQFENTVRQRVELIGFFEKAKTDYCRYIKSLN